In Henningerozyma blattae CBS 6284 chromosome 6, complete genome, the following are encoded in one genomic region:
- the MON1 gene encoding guanine nucleotide exchange factor MON1 (similar to Saccharomyces cerevisiae MON1 (YGL124C); ancestral locus Anc_6.127), with the protein MEINEDYLDTPKQSNRKNLKSKSSDIQQTGSLKPTLILPDTLTQLNKPTTSVDLKPSISVNPSSTKNTTFQNNNNYAFNSDTSDRITIRSFNPSLYSIANSNVANTSFNDLEFALFNGNKPSNNANLNNNNDYLDNESINTILIERLNQSMTTSNNISNNYHNRVGFNSQVYLNSNQNSNTSSRIWKSPYVSNEIPNIFNNSSNISNTSISNESDLKNFEKNFFILSMTGKPIYWLYGNSKQITSYMAITNMIVSYFNINKNSNIKMIELPNKNIKFVFLNKSPIILMSVSKINEKKFEIINQLDFLYSYLLSIITERQLKKLFQKRSNFDLRNFLNYDEIDSLNKICKLVYSNFYPELIFGSIQTLRLKSHVRTKIHRLMIKYLIKKSDLPRGTLLYGILLGPQNKLISILRPHGHTLHTMDLQILFTLIENKFNKNSSVSSNTNNKDGEYWVPICFPKFNSNGYLYCYIKIQQDLIEKDVSNTLILISGQKDIFNEFQKLSNNFFQKLIEEKIFKIINNFKSYNISISEIPAPLIHHFIYKSRKHVQIIMPELYTNKERNNINMVSANSNTTANGADIELPNTERTHQQFIANDEMKYKIKLKNYYKELYNSIIDEDGNLLSTNLSNFIRWEAELPIYDENLEQSDYLEEIPNMLGLVWVTNTFELYLICNNGVMDKNTVFKSAKKIARWCKDYENELFVSEGAVF; encoded by the coding sequence ATGGAAATCAATGAAGATTATCTTGATACCCCTAAGCAATCAAACCGTAAAAATCTAAAATCTAAATCAAGCGATATACAACAGACAGGTTCCTTGAAGCCAACTCTAATATTACCAGACACACTTACTCAACTAAATAAGCCCACAACCTCAGTAGATTTGAAACCTTCAATATCTGTTAACCCATCATCAACAAAAAATACAACATTccaaaataacaataactaTGCATTTAATTCTGATACTTCTGATAGAATAACAATACGATCGTTTAACCCATCTTTATATTCAATTGCAAATAGTAATGTTGCAAATACTTCTTTTAACGATTTAGAGTTTGCACTTTTTAATGGTAATAAGCCATCTAACAATGCAAATCTtaacaacaataatgattatttaGATAATGAAAGTATAAATACCATATTAATCGAAAGACTAAACCAAAGTATGACCACTTCAAACAATATTAGCAATAATTACCATAACCGTGTGGGTTTCAACTCTCAAGTTTATCTCAATTCTAATCAAAATTCTAATACAAGTTCACGAATCTGGAAATCTCCTTATGTAAGTAACGAAataccaaatatttttaataattcaagtAACATTTCTAACACAAGTATTAGCAACGAATCcgatttgaaaaattttgagaaaaacttttttatattaagtATGACAGGGAAACCAATTTACTGGCTTTATGGTAATTCAAAACAAATAACGTCATATATGGCGATTACTAATATGATTGTAAgctattttaatattaataaaaattcaaatattaaaatgatCGAACTGcctaataaaaatattaaatttgtatttttaaataaatcacCCATTATTCTAATGAGTgtatcaaaaattaatgaaaaaaaatttgaaattataaaCCAActagattttttatattcttacCTATTATCCATTATAACTGAAAgacaattaaaaaaattattccaaaaaCGATCAAATTTCGATTTacgaaattttttaaactacgatgaaattgatagtttaaataaaatttgtaaGTTGgtatattcaaatttttatccagaattaatatttggatcTATTCAAACACTTCGATTAAAAAGCCATGTTCGTACTAAGATCCACAGGCTGATGATTAAATACTTAATCAAAAAATCAGACTTACCAAGAGGTACATTATTATATGGTATACTATTAGGACCTcagaataaattaatatcaattttaagGCCACATGGACATACTTTACATACAATGGatttacaaatattatttacactaattgaaaataaatttaacaaaaatagttcagtttcttctaatacaaataataaagacGGAGAGTACTGGGTACCCATATGTTTTCCCAAGTTTAACAGCAACGGTTATTTGTACTGTTATATCAAAATACAGCAAGATCTTATTGAAAAGGATGTTTCAAATACcttaattctaataagtGGACAAAAGGATATCTTTAACGAATTCCAGAAATTATCAAACAATTTCTTCcagaaattaattgaagaaaaaatatttaagattattaacaatttcaaaagttATAATATAAGTATCAGTGAAATTCCAGCTCCATTAATACATCATTTCATTTATAAATCTAGAAAACATGTGCAAATCATTATGCCTGAATTGTATACTAACAAAGAAAGGAATAACATTAACATGGTATCAGCTAATAGTAACACAACTGCCAATGGAGCAGATATCGAACTTCCTAATACCGAGAGAACGCACCAACAATTCATTGCAAATGATGAAATGAAGTATAAGATAAAACTGAAAAATTACTATAAGGAGTTATATAACTCCATAATTGATGAGGACGGTAATTTACTAAGCACAAATCTATCTAATTTTATACGATGGGAGGCAGAATTACCTATCTATGATGAGAATTTAGAGCAATCTGATTACTTGGAAGAAATACCGAATATGCTGGGGTTGGTATGGGTTACAAACACTTTTGagttatatttaatttgtaataatgGAGTTATGGATAAAAATACAGTATTCAAGAGTGCAAAGAAAATTGCTCGTTGGTGTAAAGACTATGAGAATGAATTATTCGTCTCTGAAGGTGCTGTTTTTTGA
- the SLX1 gene encoding endonuclease (similar to Saccharomyces cerevisiae SLX1 (YBR228W); ancestral locus Anc_6.125), producing MDEGHKIPTFYCCYILQSLHKRQSFYIGSTPNPFRRLRQHNGILNKGGAYRTHRQGTRPWEMIACIHGFASNIAALQFEHAWQHGYATHYVAEKDRLIKNKNGGRSLQHKLALARQLMSNPYFLRMRLIINFFNTEAHSVWEQNKFRVCKDISIHTDISEGALTSLSSKVSVDTILAHADTNLQLVSALYCRYVDAENVKINIYRTKLTHGCLLCKICLNDFDYTSEDPSMKPLVMFCPFSTKCNKFNEDQTSDIKVCGFQAHLSCVYSLFQKERISKLMPKSSTNSEQELIPEKGNCPECHNDLDWTQIVRDSTLIRSKFMNS from the coding sequence ATGGATGAGGGTCATAAAATCCCCACATTCTACTGCTGTTATATATTGCAATCATTACACAAAAGACAGTCATTTTATATTGGATCAACTCCTAATCCATTTAGACGTCTAAGGCAGCATAATGGTATCTTAAACAAAGGCGGTGCATACAGGACACATCGTCAAGGAACACGACCATGGGAAATGATAGCTTGTATTCATGGTTTTGCCAGCAATATTGCAGCTCTCCAATTTGAACATGCCTGGCAACATGGGTATGCTACACATTACGTAGCTGAAAAAGACCGATTGATAAAGAACAAGAATGGCGGAAGATCATTACAACATAAACTTGCATTGGCCAGACAGTTAATGTCTAATCCGTACTTCCTACGAATGCgacttattattaattttttcaatactGAGGCACATTCTGTATGGGAACAGAACAAATTTCGAGTATGTAAGGATATTTCTATCCATACAGACATCTCAGAAGGCGCTCTTACGTCTCTATCATCCAAGGTTTCCGTAGATACAATTTTAGCCCATGCTGACACAAATTTACAACTTGTAAGCGCATTGTATTGTCGCTATGTGGACGCTGAAAATGtcaaaatcaatatttatcGTACTAAATTAACTCACGGATGTCTATTATGCAAGATATGCCTTAACGATTTCGACTATACTTCTGAAGACCCTAGTATGAAACCCTTGGTGATGTTCTGTCCATTCAGTACAAAatgtaataaattcaatgaaGATCAGACCAGTGATATAAAAGTTTGTGGGTTTCAGGCTCATCTTTCATGTGTTTATAGTTTATTTCAAAAGGAACGGATATCGAAGTTAATGCCTAAATCATCTACTAACTCCGAACAGGAATTAATTCCTGAAAAGGGAAATTGTCCTGAATGTCATAATGATTTGGATTGGACACAAATTGTGAGAGATTCCACTCTAATACGGAGCAAATTTATGAATTCATGA
- the RPS2 gene encoding 40S ribosomal protein uS5 (similar to Saccharomyces cerevisiae RPS2 (YGL123W); ancestral locus Anc_6.129), with protein sequence MSAPEGQKAPEGQQRRGGFGRNRGNGNRRGGRNSEEKGWVPVTKLGRLVKAGKITTIEEIFLHSLPVKEFQIIDTLLPNLQDEVMNIKPVQKQTRAGQRTRFKAVVVVGDSAGHVGLGIKTAKEVAGAIRAGIIIAKLSVIPIRRGYWGSNLGQPHSLATKTSGKCGSVTVRLIPAPRGSGIVASPAVKKLLQLAGVEDVYTQSNGSTRTLENTLKAAFVAIGNTYGFLTPDLWAEQPLPLSPMDVYADEAVAQKKRY encoded by the coding sequence ATGTCTGCTCCAGAAGGTCAAAAAGCCCCAGAAGGTCAACAAAGAAGAGGTGGTTTCGGTAGAAACAGAGGTAATGGTAACAGAAGAGGTGGTAGAAACTCTGAAGAAAAGGGTTGGGTTCCAGTTACCAAGTTAGGTAGATTAGTCAAGGCTGGTAAGATCACCACCATTGAAGAAATCTTCTTACACTCTTTGCCAGTCAAGGAATTCCAAATCATTGACACTTTGTTGCCAAACTTACAAGATGAAGTTATGAACATTAAGCCAGTTCAGAAGCAAACTAGAGCCGGTCAAAGAACCAGATTCAAGGCTGTCGTCGTTGTCGGTGACTCTGCTGGTCATGTTGGTTTAGGTATTAAGACCGCCAAGGAAGTTGCTGGTGCCATCAGAGCTGGTATCATCATTGCCAAATTGTCTGTTATTCCAATCAGAAGAGGTTACTGGGGTTCTAACTTGGGTCAACCACATTCTTTGGCTACCAAGACTTCTGGTAAGTGTGGTTCCGTTACTGTTAGATTAATCCCAGCCCCAAGAGGTTCCGGTATTGTCGCTTCCCCAGCTGTTAAGAAGTTATTACAATTAGCTGGTGTTGAAGATGTCTACACTCAATCTAACGGTTCTACTAGAACTTTAGAAAACACCTTGAAGGCTGCTTTCGTTGCCATTGGTAACACTTACGGTTTCTTGACTCCAGACTTATGGGCTGAACAACCATTACCATTATCTCCAATGGACGTTTACGCTGATGAAGCTGTTGCTCAAAAGAAGA
- the TBLA0F02540 gene encoding uncharacterized protein (similar to Saccharomyces cerevisiae YBR225W; ancestral locus Anc_6.123), with protein sequence MILHSAETSIPRNFDQNQTNNHDRTLENDNFLEIDPLTPMDHNSQLINSRANSNSISNSSTSTLSIVDEQKSEKLNSKNSSSTGINYGGLHSSTYQSNLKSTNDYLYREKSQTPRQFYYDAQQYDEVLLNTDPANAINLNATSNPNTPQYYSPPKSKRTTSLDGCSNSAANSHSSNTSKVPSNLSIPSLLTSAVGSTSTSISNLNNSAIISNVNCNDGKILEINNNNMKNKNKVTSTCSDSKDDMVEINTDAQSKAMNYDKLKQDHNNHHHHHYHHHHRHVSKENQKSIDENILLPQDNIINNENATKLKLNNNNHTVFHDTISTKASTPLDEEDDPIIININCKNKVRKEGYLNNKQIFRGYKLFKWNWNTLPNISSNKKVNPESSQLDDDINPFTYRYFLMQLPIDNNPLVANSNKNKLTANETTSKSTDGGMVNLIYDSRSNKNFKKLHLFLAFNQKSKRSDSFLFSEERLLSYSSFLTKYLNWKKTFRFDVTLERDLITHPNETKLDDSVSLSFDQDANNLTTFNEFLIQLWRYQAQKFIIQKDSFLFDENILNFLKSSKKKLLKSSSISNNTDEKRNSTSNSSTRNVPLIDNRIYFDNNINYDSNSKSKPQSKSNDKPTKDSIDILFVRPIFVSPIVWQLAYDLPEFTIADFPIDLNPWISDDPDSIFFDNYNKMVDFHKSTIKFCNDESELITLNSKNANQYLLDCLDLPISESNSNNKPKSTTKKKIDPTVKLETNSLDSSLMSKSSEEKIPTIEEIKKSRRSGFANFFRKKHTHTETTVTSSNSETNLTNSSVKSSTSSQQIDKKGQKLDPIRSFSSATSSRTSLNKQPLQQRPSLQSCKLRKSFFGTEGLESKSPGSTSRRASNGSLQDGLLNKNSSPKVVGASKTKYFDNIPVDNKRIAAYFRKALHNYKKVSLPTQFLLPPFFTETTSIHTTDATTIESATSTTITNRMLKLENSNLLESEKDNLKKALLYRREVIKIILPFEQNSIPTVFIPQIWTGLTFNKWKNLISELYRIIVPGGYLISFISDINLVHGGSSMVNEKEGNVKVKSTNNLHAGAIRRNSSLGVTREGVTERPPIFKTTSERDKLFESVSCNAITKGLSVHPINHLSRALEDGGFTNIKSTRLCIKTGDLTSSMGYVDEFVAFMHFEYLMKKFNINLPKQQAATSIFERYINDHKGKVDKNAGFLRVTFIVAQKPSTASPQSPAQPQTEPQPQPTVQPKAQSPIHNRPSITPQRNSSKNLYRLSTRQIQR encoded by the coding sequence ATGATATTACATTCTGCAGAAACATCAATTCCTCGTAATTTTGATCAGAATCAAACTAACAATCATGATAGGACCcttgaaaatgataattttttagagATAGATCCTCTGACTCCTATGGATCATAATAGCCAATTGATCAATTCAAGAGCTAATAGTAACAGCATATCAAACTCTTCAACTTCAACATTATCAATTGTTGATGAACaaaaaagtgaaaaattaaattcaaaaaacaGTAGTAGTACCGGTATAAATTATGGTGGGTTACACTCATCCACTTATCAgtcaaatttaaaatctaCAAATGATTACTTGTATAGAGAAAAATCTCAGACCCCAAgacaattttattatgatGCTCAACAATATGATGAAGTCTTATTGAATACGGACCCAGCAAACGCTATAAATTTGAATGCAACTTCAAATCCAAATACCCCACAATATTATTCTCCTCCTAAAAGTAAAAGAACTACAAGTCTTGATGGATGCTCAAACTCTGCTGCCAATTCTCATTCTAGTAACACAAGTAAAGTACCCTCTAATTTGAGTATTCCAAGCTTACTAACAAGTGCTGTTGGTAGTACTTCTACTagtatttcaaatttaaataattctgcTATTATCTCGAATGTAAATTGTAATGATGGtaaaattttggaaattaataataataatatgaaaaataaaaataaagttacTAGTACTTGTAGCGATAGTAAAGATGATATGGTAGAAATTAATACTGATGCTCAGAGCAAAGCCATGAATTATGATAAGCTTAAACAAGATCACaataatcatcatcaccatcACTATCATCACCATCATCGCCATGTTAGTaaagaaaatcaaaaaagtATCGATGAGAATATCTTACTTCCACAggataatataataaataacgAGAATGcaacaaaattaaaacttaataacaataatcaTACAGTTTTTCATGATACTATCTCAACAAAAGCCTCAACTCCCTTAGATGAAGAGGATGATccaattataattaatattaattgtaaaaataaGGTAAGAAAAGAAGGCTACTTAAACAACAAGCAAATATTTAGAggttataaattatttaagtGGAATTGGAATACTTTGCCAAATATATCGTCcaataaaaaagtaaatcCGGAATCATCCCAGTTggatgatgatattaacCCATTTACATATCGCTATTTTTTAATGCAGCTTCCAATAGATAATAATCCTCTTGTagctaattctaataaaaataaacttaCAGCTAATGAAACTACTTCAAAGTCGACGGATGGCGGTATGGTTAATTTGATCTACGATTCAAgatctaataaaaattttaagaaattgCATCTTTTCTTAGCATTTAATCAAAAAAGTAAAAGGTCAGATTCTTTCTTATTTTCTGAAGAAAGACTTTTATCATATTCAAGTTTTTtgacaaaatatttaaattggaAGAAAACTTTCCGTTTCGATGTCACTTTAGAGAGAGATTTAATAACTCATCCTAATGAAACTAAACTAGATGATTCAGtttctttatcatttgaTCAGGatgcaaataatttaacaacctttaatgaatttttaattcaattatgGAGATATCAAGCTCAGAAGTTTATTATTCAGAAAGATtcctttttatttgatgaaaatattctaaattttttaaaatcatcgaagaaaaagttattaaaatcttcttcaatttcaaataacacagatgaaaaaagaaactcAACATCTAATTCGTCAACACGTAATGTGCCTCTGATAGataatagaatatattttgataataatataaattatgattccaattcaaaatcaaaaccGCAATCCAAGTCAAATGATAAGCCAACAAAGGATTccattgatattttatttgttagGCCAATCTTTGTATCCCCTATTGTTTGGCAATTAGCCTATGACTTACCTGAATTCACAATTGCAGATTTCCCTATAGATTTAAATCCTTGGATTTCTGATGACCCagattcaatttttttcgaCAATTATAACAAGATGGTCGACTTTCATAAAAGTaccattaaattttgtaatgaTGAGTCAGAATTAATTACATTGAATTCGAAAAATGCAAACCAATACTTATTAGATTGTTTGGATTTGCCAATATCAGAATCAAATTCGAATAACAAGCCAAAATCGactacaaaaaaaaaaatagaccCAACAGTTAAACTGGAGACAAACTCACTTGATTCATCCTTAATGTCAAAATCTtctgaagaaaaaattccTACTATAGAAGAAATTAAGAAATCAAGAAGATCAGGTTTTGCAAATTTTTTCCGTAAAAAGCATACACATACAGAAACTACAGTCACTAGTTCAAACTCAGAGActaatttaacaaattcCTCTGTAAAGTCATCCACTAGTTCACAACAGATCGATAAAAAAGGTCAAAAGTTGGACCCTATACGTTCTTTTTCGAGTGCTACTTCTTCAAGGACATCACTGAACAAGCAGCCACTACAACAACGTCCTTCTCTTCAAAGTTGTAAACTTCGAAAATCGTTTTTCGGTACTGAAGGTTTAGAATCAAAATCTCCAGGCTCTACCTCTAGACGAGCATCTAATGGCAGTTTGCAAGATGGGTtactaaataaaaattcatccCCAAAAGTAGTAGGAGCTAGTAAGACTAagtattttgataatatacccgttgataataaaagaattgcGGCTTATTTCAGAAAGGCTCTACACAATTATAAAAAGGTCTCCTTACCTACACAATTTTTGTTACCACCATTTTTTACTGAAACTACTTCCATTCATACAACAGATGCTACTACTATTGAGTCAGCAACAAGTACTACTATTACTAATAGAATgttaaaattggaaaacaGCAACTTACTTGAGTCAGAgaaagataatttaaagaaggCTTTGCTTTATAGAAGAGAggttatcaaaattatattgcCTTTTGAACAAAATTCAATTCCAACTGTTTTTATTCCTCAGATTTGGACTGGCTTAACTTTCAATAAATGGAAGAATCTCATTAGTGAATTATATCGCATTATCGTTCCAGGTGgctatttaatttctttcattTCTGATATTAATCTGGTTCATGGAGGTTCAAGCATGGTAAATGAAAAGGAGGGGAATGTCAAGGTGAAATCTACTAATAATCTTCATGCTGGTGCAATCCGGCGTAACAGCTCACTTGGAGTAACTCGTGAAGGTGTAACAGAGAGACCTCCTATATTTAAGACAACTTCTGAAAgagataaattatttgaaagcGTAAGTTGTAATGCTATTACTAAAGGCTTAAGCGTTCACCCAATTAATCATTTATCAAGGGCTTTAGAAGACGGTGGTTTTACTAATATTAAGTCTACACGATTATGTATTAAGACGGGTGACTTAACATCTTCTATGGGTTATGTAGACGAATTTGTTGCATTTATGCATTTTGAAtatctaatgaaaaaatttaatattaatttgcCAAAGCAGCAAGCTGCAACAAgtatatttgaaagatataTTAATGATCATAAAGGTAAAGTAGATAAAAATGCGGGCTTTCTTAGAGTAACCTTTATTGTTGCACAAAAGCCAAGCACTGCCTCACCTCAATCTCCAGCACAGCCTCAAACAGAACCTCAACCCCAACCTACTGTTCAGCCTAAAGCTCAATCTCCAATTCATAATCGACCTTCTATAACTCCTCAACGAAATTCTTCGAAAAATTTGTACAGGTTATCGACAAGACAAATTCAAAGGTaa
- the MCX1 gene encoding Mcx1p (similar to Saccharomyces cerevisiae MCX1 (YBR227C); ancestral locus Anc_6.124), with protein sequence MLSVRNSIILRRCYSSTFQISNLASSNNSKIPSPKILKGYLDRYVVGQDIGKKVLCVAVYNHYLRINDKISKDINNKNIKDEIERIKNESSKERLNSTETIAGLKSLESQLKGKPPAIYNNKIEEDDDDLELSKSNLLILGPSGSGKTLLTTTLAKILDVPIAITDCTQLTQAGYIGEDVEICLERLLINANYNPQKAERGIIVLDEIDKLAKHNSDANVKDVSGEGVQQSLLKIIEGHKIELNVQRPIKSKDNNAPIEMKTQNFTIDTSNILFVLSGAFVGLDKIISKRIIKIKDLNNNQKSENNTTKTEQVRAVKTEEHDGKQSEHKVSVKNDNDNIQIDNKIKEVELSNGKKVSALSLTSPIDLITFGLIPELIGRVPIVTALEPLNVKDLYHILKEPKNALLHQYQYIFNQFGVQLAITQDALIKISEIALNEGTGARGLRSIMERLLLNINYECPESGISFALINKDTVESLKQTEYALASHVSVKYYTKDQEPAFINDIKLEDPELFKAMTKKLKH encoded by the coding sequence ATGCTTTCGGTAcgtaattcaattattttgagAAGATGCTATTCATCTACATTtcaaatatcaaatttagCAAGCAGTAATAACAGCAAAATACCTTCACCTAAGATTTTAAAAGGCTATTTAGATAGATATGTCGTTGGTCAAGATATCGGTAAAAAAGTTCTTTGTGTGGCAGTTTACAACCATTACTTAAGAATTAATGATAAGATATCTAAGGATATaaacaacaaaaatattaaggaTGAAAtagaaagaattaaaaacgAATCTTCTAAAGAGAGATTAAATTCTACTGAAACAATCGCCGGCTTAAAAAGTTTAGAATCTCAACTGAAAGGGAAACCGCCCGCCATATATAACAACAAAATTGAAGAGGATGATGATGATCTGGAACTAAGTAAGAGTAATCTTTTGATATTGGGCCCTTCAGGTTCTGGTAAGACCCTATTAACAACTACATTAGCTAAGATATTAGATGTCCCTATTGCTATTACTGATTGTACTCAATTAACACAAGCTGGCTATATTGGTGAAGATGTGGAGATTTGTCTTGAAAGATTACTAATCAATGCAAATTATAATCCACAGAAAGCAGAGAGAGGGATTATTGTTCTAGACGAAATTGACAAATTGGCTAAACATAACTCAGATGCAAATGTTAAAGATGTATCTGGTGAAGGGGTCCAACAATCTCTGCTTAAAATCATTGAAGGTCATAAAATTGAGTTAAATGTGCAGCGGCctattaaatcaaaagataataatgcaCCAATTGAAATGAAAACTCAGAATTTTACGATTGATACTTCTAACATCTTATTTGTTTTGTCAGGTGCGTTTGTAGGTTTGGATAAAATCATCtcaaaaagaattattaagatCAAGGATCTTAACAACAATCAAAAGTCTGAGAATAATACAACTAAAACAGAGCAAGTAAGAGCCGTAAAAACTGAAGAACATGATGGAAAGCAAAGTGAGCATAAAGTTTCAGTTAAGAacgataatgataatatacaaattgATAACAAAATCAAGGAAGTAGAATTGAGCAATGGAAAAAAGGTTTCAGCATTGTCATTAACATCACCAATTGACCTAATTACATTTGGATTGATCCCTGAATTGATTGGTAGAGTGCCAATTGTTACAGCATTAGAACCTTTGAATGTCAAAGATTTATAccatattttaaaagaaccTAAAAACGCTTTATTAcatcaatatcaatatattttcaatcaaTTTGGCGTTCAATTAGCAATAACTCAAGAtgcattaataaaaatttctgAAATAGCCCTGAATGAAGGTACTGGTGCTAGAGGACTACGGTCAATTATGGAAAgactattattaaatataaattatgaATGTCCAGAATCAGGAATTTCCTTTGCATTGATTAATAAAGATACTGTCGAGTCTTTAAAACAAACAGAATACGCACTAGCATCACATGTGAGTGTTAAATACTATACCAAAGATCAAGAACCTGCTTTCatcaatgatattaaattggAAGATCCTGAATTATTCAAGGCCatgacaaaaaaattaaagcaCTAA